Proteins encoded together in one Sinorhizobium sp. B11 window:
- a CDS encoding malonate decarboxylase acyl carrier protein → MEDLTFHHTTNRRASGNRRLAIVGVVASGNLEVLAERVLPDNHCQVEIRTAAEGFREVWTAVIDDFVERYAPGGLKLSINDGGARPDTVMLRLAQAVSVMEEQQ, encoded by the coding sequence ATGGAAGATCTTACCTTTCACCACACGACCAACAGGCGGGCTTCCGGCAACAGAAGACTCGCAATCGTTGGTGTAGTGGCCTCCGGAAATCTCGAAGTCCTCGCCGAGCGTGTCCTGCCCGACAACCACTGCCAGGTCGAAATCAGGACGGCAGCCGAAGGGTTCAGAGAAGTCTGGACCGCTGTCATCGATGACTTTGTCGAGCGATACGCGCCCGGTGGGCTCAAGTTGTCCATCAACGATGGGGGCGCACGGCCGGATACGGTGATGCTGCGATTGGCGCAAGCGGTCAGCGTGATGGAGGAACAACAATGA
- a CDS encoding biotin-independent malonate decarboxylase subunit beta: protein MSSGEKTRPAKPQDMSSSWYEASARQRVDFVLDAGSFQEFLGPEMREVSPHLRVFDLPEQFDDGIVIGRGLLAGSPVFIAAQEGRFMGGAFGEVHGAKLTGLLRAARDAKSIPLLILFDTGGVRLQEANAGELAIAEIMRAVVEARTAGVKIIGLIGGRAGCYGGGGLTAGCCSALVVSEQGRIAVSGPEVIETNRGIEEFDSRDRALVWRTMGGKHRHLIGAADVFVDDTAEAFREAASTLVETVAGLTLETLLNEQLRLEKRLQSFGASGDALDIWKAIGVSEAASVPGMPTDKFISLADKLRSTHHDAR from the coding sequence ATGAGCTCTGGAGAAAAAACGCGGCCTGCAAAACCGCAGGATATGTCTTCGAGCTGGTATGAGGCTTCGGCGCGCCAGCGTGTCGACTTTGTGCTGGATGCAGGAAGCTTCCAGGAATTCCTCGGACCGGAAATGCGGGAGGTCAGCCCCCACCTTCGCGTCTTCGATCTTCCCGAGCAATTCGACGACGGCATAGTCATCGGACGTGGCCTGCTCGCAGGATCGCCTGTGTTCATTGCGGCCCAGGAAGGCCGTTTCATGGGCGGCGCGTTCGGCGAGGTCCATGGGGCCAAACTGACAGGCCTCCTGCGCGCGGCCCGGGATGCGAAGTCGATACCCTTGTTGATCCTTTTCGATACTGGCGGCGTGCGGCTTCAGGAGGCAAATGCCGGAGAGCTGGCGATTGCCGAAATAATGCGGGCCGTTGTCGAAGCAAGGACCGCCGGCGTGAAGATCATCGGACTTATCGGCGGCCGCGCGGGCTGCTACGGCGGAGGCGGTTTGACAGCCGGCTGCTGCTCCGCTCTCGTCGTCTCCGAACAAGGACGCATTGCCGTTTCCGGACCGGAAGTCATCGAGACGAACCGAGGGATCGAAGAATTCGATTCCCGCGATCGCGCTTTGGTGTGGCGAACGATGGGCGGAAAACACAGACATCTGATCGGCGCAGCCGATGTCTTTGTCGACGACACGGCAGAAGCGTTTCGAGAGGCGGCGTCGACACTCGTAGAAACCGTTGCGGGCCTCACCCTCGAGACCCTTTTGAACGAGCAGCTTCGCCTCGAGAAGCGCTTGCAAAGCTTTGGCGCGTCTGGCGACGCGCTCGATATCTGGAAGGCGATCGGTGTGTCCGAGGCCGCTTCGGTGCCCGGGATGCCAACTGACAAATTCATATCCCTCGCCGACAAACTGCGGAGCACCCACCATGACGCTCGATGA
- the mdcE gene encoding biotin-independent malonate decarboxylase subunit gamma, translating to MTLDEILASLFPDGCKVENDNGILTGYGSLQAGGQGLVIGVSDRTALGVDEAIRLSSFVLGALKTGSGPILVIVDSDSQRMSKRDELLGLNEFLAHLAKCLIYADMHGRPTIGILYGHSAAGAFLATALATRVLVGLPGASPAVMDLPSMSKVTKLSVEVLEEKAKSTPVFAPGLENLAQTGAIHRIWSETNSLAAQLNTLLADLPDIRDIRDSLGKERKGRIKAAEIAERIHALALAR from the coding sequence ATGACGCTCGATGAAATCTTGGCCTCGCTTTTTCCCGACGGCTGCAAGGTGGAGAACGACAACGGTATCCTTACCGGATACGGCTCCCTCCAAGCCGGCGGCCAGGGCCTGGTGATCGGCGTTTCGGACCGGACCGCATTGGGCGTAGACGAGGCGATCCGCCTTTCAAGCTTCGTCCTCGGCGCCCTGAAAACGGGGAGCGGCCCGATCCTTGTTATCGTCGACAGCGACAGTCAGCGGATGAGCAAGCGCGACGAGCTGCTGGGCTTGAATGAATTCCTGGCGCACCTCGCCAAATGCCTGATTTATGCCGACATGCACGGTCGGCCGACCATCGGCATCCTCTACGGCCATTCCGCGGCCGGGGCGTTTCTCGCGACGGCATTGGCAACACGGGTGTTGGTCGGGCTACCTGGGGCGTCTCCGGCGGTCATGGACCTGCCTTCGATGTCGAAGGTGACCAAGCTTTCTGTCGAGGTTCTCGAAGAAAAAGCAAAATCGACGCCGGTTTTCGCGCCCGGCCTCGAAAACCTGGCACAGACAGGGGCGATTCACCGAATATGGAGTGAGACCAACTCTCTTGCGGCTCAGCTCAATACGCTGTTGGCCGATCTGCCGGACATTCGTGATATTCGCGATTCATTGGGCAAGGAACGCAAGGGCCGGATAAAGGCTGCCGAAATTGCGGAGCGGATTCATGCGCTCGCACTCGCACGGTAA
- the mdcG gene encoding malonate decarboxylase holo-[acyl-carrier-protein] synthase — MRSHSHGNIVPPRRHDLVSLDPQSWTSIIEDNPCLSSEPLIAEWRRRGWPVVARRPEAGGPAGISVGLPLPPSAGKKRLSLVIQEHQILSVDRPPVLEAVHPKSPSEWIPTLREIGELASRHAIEVRVFGSLGWSVITGLDYLTASSDLDFLFYLHRNTNAVSLANDLAGIQSMAPMRLDGEFIRDDGAGVHWREFLGATGDILVKSIAGTMLCHPTAFLNGGTHL, encoded by the coding sequence ATGCGCTCGCACTCGCACGGTAACATCGTGCCGCCGAGGCGGCACGATTTGGTTTCGCTGGATCCGCAGTCATGGACCTCGATAATCGAGGACAATCCTTGCCTTTCTTCCGAGCCGCTGATTGCTGAATGGCGCAGACGCGGTTGGCCCGTGGTCGCTCGTAGGCCGGAGGCGGGAGGACCGGCAGGCATTTCCGTCGGCCTGCCCTTGCCTCCGTCTGCCGGAAAGAAACGGCTCTCCCTGGTAATTCAAGAACATCAGATCCTGTCAGTTGATCGCCCTCCTGTTCTGGAAGCGGTTCACCCCAAATCACCCAGTGAATGGATTCCGACGCTGCGGGAAATCGGCGAATTGGCGTCCCGGCACGCGATCGAAGTCAGGGTCTTTGGCAGTCTTGGATGGAGTGTCATTACGGGTCTGGATTACCTGACCGCCAGCTCCGATCTCGATTTTCTGTTTTATCTCCACCGAAATACGAACGCCGTCTCCTTGGCCAACGATCTGGCGGGCATCCAGTCGATGGCTCCGATGCGATTGGATGGAGAGTTCATCCGCGATGACGGCGCCGGAGTCCACTGGCGGGAGTTTCTTGGCGCAACTGGCGACATTCTCGTCAAATCGATCGCGGGAACGATGCTGTGCCACCCGACGGCTTTTCTGAACGGGGGTACGCACCTATGA
- the mdcB gene encoding triphosphoribosyl-dephospho-CoA synthase MdcB yields MPPPATHERSHTRDRRPANLNYIASTATACLLLELETWPKPGLVSHIDCGSHDDMNCETFRESAAAISPFLGALAEAGAQDCEMGRLRVIGIEAEAAMRAATSGINTHRGAIFGMGLLCAAAGARASGVVADDLSLGAIVSERWGHDILDGPILLHSHGDRARRRFGAGGARLEAAEGFPTVYRVGLPALRDAIKARPDDAEAARVQTCFALIAALDDTNLLHRGGPDGLLYAKQLAQEFLDDGGIRAPQWKRHAALIHRQFRDCWLSPGGSADLLAMTLFVDVHERREI; encoded by the coding sequence ATGCCCCCTCCCGCCACGCACGAACGATCACATACCAGAGATAGGCGGCCAGCAAACCTCAACTACATCGCGTCCACAGCGACGGCCTGCCTTTTGTTGGAGCTCGAAACCTGGCCGAAACCGGGGCTCGTCAGTCACATTGACTGCGGCAGCCACGACGACATGAATTGCGAGACGTTTCGTGAAAGCGCCGCAGCAATAAGCCCCTTCCTCGGAGCGCTGGCGGAAGCCGGGGCCCAGGACTGTGAAATGGGGCGCCTGCGGGTCATCGGCATCGAGGCGGAAGCCGCGATGCGTGCCGCCACCTCCGGCATCAATACCCATAGGGGTGCGATATTCGGGATGGGACTTTTGTGCGCGGCAGCGGGTGCGAGAGCAAGCGGCGTTGTCGCCGACGACCTTTCGCTTGGTGCAATCGTCTCAGAACGCTGGGGGCATGACATTCTCGACGGTCCTATCCTGTTGCACAGCCATGGCGACAGGGCGAGACGTCGCTTTGGCGCCGGCGGTGCGCGCCTCGAAGCGGCGGAGGGTTTTCCAACCGTCTATCGGGTTGGTTTGCCCGCCCTACGAGATGCCATCAAGGCGCGTCCGGATGATGCGGAGGCTGCTCGCGTCCAGACTTGTTTCGCGCTGATTGCGGCTCTCGACGACACCAACCTGCTTCATCGGGGCGGCCCGGATGGCCTTCTCTACGCGAAGCAACTCGCGCAGGAGTTTCTGGACGACGGCGGGATCCGTGCTCCGCAGTGGAAACGTCATGCCGCTTTGATCCATCGACAATTTCGCGATTGCTGGCTCAGCCCCGGCGGTTCGGCAGATCTCCTTGCGATGACGTTGTTTGTCGACGTGCATGAAAGACGGGAAATCTGA
- a CDS encoding AEC family transporter has translation MMAHTILLALLPIFFVMALGYLAGRLAIVDNHHVEGLNVLVMTFALPASLFAATATAPRSEMLAQAPLFLISSGVMLVVFAAWYLLQVRYMKVGKADASLQALTIAFPNLAGVGLPILSDVLGPSGTVPLAIVLASGSIIISPLSLLLVEMHVDKPGANNGQRPKISHSLWHALTKPVVVAPLLGILFSLSGLKTGDVVDASLLLIGHAAPGVALFLTGVVLSAEAFKLDRKVISATIMSNLVRPILTTGVVLVLSIPWDAAKVAILLAAVPSGFFGILFAVNYRLDSRATGSMVIASTVSSIVTLAIAVAILFPR, from the coding sequence CTGATGGCCCATACGATCTTACTCGCGCTGCTTCCTATTTTCTTTGTCATGGCGCTTGGCTACCTTGCTGGGCGCTTGGCTATCGTCGACAATCATCATGTTGAGGGACTGAACGTCCTCGTCATGACCTTTGCCTTGCCCGCGTCGCTGTTTGCAGCGACAGCGACCGCCCCGCGTAGCGAAATGCTCGCGCAAGCACCGCTTTTCCTCATCAGCAGCGGCGTCATGCTCGTCGTGTTTGCCGCCTGGTATCTACTTCAAGTACGCTACATGAAGGTCGGCAAGGCGGACGCCTCGCTGCAGGCACTCACGATCGCGTTTCCGAATCTGGCAGGTGTAGGTCTTCCTATTCTTAGTGACGTGCTGGGTCCCAGTGGGACTGTGCCGCTCGCGATCGTACTCGCAAGTGGCTCGATCATCATTAGCCCGCTGTCATTGCTTCTCGTCGAGATGCATGTCGACAAGCCCGGCGCGAATAACGGGCAGCGGCCCAAGATCTCGCACAGTCTGTGGCATGCCCTGACGAAGCCTGTCGTGGTCGCCCCCTTGCTTGGAATACTATTTTCACTCAGTGGGCTGAAAACGGGTGATGTCGTCGATGCCAGTCTGCTTCTAATTGGTCACGCAGCCCCCGGCGTAGCGCTGTTCCTGACAGGTGTGGTCCTTTCCGCGGAGGCTTTCAAACTCGACAGGAAGGTCATAAGCGCGACCATCATGTCGAACCTGGTGCGCCCCATCCTGACGACTGGCGTCGTACTGGTGTTGTCGATCCCGTGGGACGCAGCGAAAGTCGCCATCTTGTTGGCGGCTGTACCTTCCGGTTTTTTCGGGATCCTGTTTGCTGTCAACTATCGCCTTGACTCGCGTGCGACGGGATCGATGGTGATCGCAAGTACGGTCTCGAGCATCGTCACATTGGCCATCGCTGTGGCCATCCTCTTTCCGAGGTGA